One window of Nocardia nova SH22a genomic DNA carries:
- a CDS encoding HAD-IC family P-type ATPase: protein MSITEQDARAPGLTASEVAQRVRDGQTNDVPDRASRSVADIVRANVFTRINAILGVLFVLVLATGSIIDGMFGLLIVANSVVGIVQELRAKQTLDKLAIVGQARPMVRRDGAAVPVGPKEVVLDDLIELGPGDQIVVDGEVVECELLEVDESLLTGEADPIDKSIGAKVMSGSYVVAGSGAYRATKVGKDAYAAQLAAEASKFTLVDSELRSGIDTILKVITYLLIPAGLVTIYNQLFNSDQSWQQALNGMVAALVPMVPEGLVLMTSIAFAVGVVRLGQRKCLVQELPAIEGLARVDVVCADKTGTLTENGMRLSELRVVGEVPEERLREVLAALAHDDPRPNASVLAIAEAMTDDPGLTSTGVAPFSSAKKWSGISYGEYGNWLLGAPDVLLDPDSEIAATAQDIGAKGLRVLLLASSDRPVDDPAAPATVTPQALVVLEQKVRPDARETLDYFAGQDVSIKVISGDNAVSVGAVASSLGLGGGEHAVDARKLPSDRDALAEVLEHETTFGRVRPDQKRAMVGALQSRGHTVAMTGDGVNDVLALKDADIGVAMGSGSPATRAVAQIVLLDNRFATLPYVVGEGRRVIGNIERVSNLFLTKTVYSVLLAFLVGVGGIGSRIFHYEALSYPFLPRHVTIAAWFTIGIPAFILSLAPNNERARTGFVPRVLRLAVPSGTVIGVMTFIAYLIARWRADPALSEADQAVQTGTTALITLLVIAVWVLAIVARPWNWWKILLIAGSVTGYLILFAVPFTRHFFKLDPSNVELTGVAFACGAVGVVLVELAWWITAMVSGEQRHLFPESPGRKR from the coding sequence ATGTCGATCACCGAGCAGGACGCGCGCGCACCGGGTCTGACCGCCTCCGAAGTCGCGCAGCGCGTTCGTGACGGGCAGACCAACGATGTGCCGGACCGGGCCAGCCGATCGGTTGCCGACATCGTCCGGGCCAATGTGTTCACCCGCATCAACGCCATCCTCGGTGTCCTGTTCGTCCTGGTCCTGGCGACCGGATCGATCATCGACGGCATGTTCGGCCTGCTGATCGTGGCCAACAGCGTGGTGGGCATCGTGCAGGAGCTGCGCGCCAAGCAGACCCTGGACAAACTCGCCATCGTCGGTCAGGCCCGGCCGATGGTGCGCCGCGACGGCGCCGCGGTCCCGGTCGGCCCGAAGGAGGTCGTGCTCGACGATCTGATCGAGCTGGGACCGGGCGATCAGATCGTCGTCGACGGCGAGGTCGTCGAATGCGAACTGCTCGAGGTCGACGAATCGCTGCTGACCGGCGAGGCCGATCCGATCGACAAGTCGATCGGGGCCAAGGTGATGTCGGGCAGCTACGTGGTCGCCGGATCGGGCGCCTATCGCGCCACCAAGGTCGGCAAGGACGCCTACGCCGCGCAGCTGGCCGCCGAGGCGTCGAAGTTCACGCTGGTCGATTCGGAACTGCGCAGCGGTATCGACACGATCCTGAAGGTCATCACGTATCTGCTGATCCCGGCGGGTCTGGTGACGATCTACAACCAGCTGTTCAACAGCGACCAATCCTGGCAGCAGGCCCTCAACGGTATGGTCGCGGCGCTGGTGCCGATGGTGCCCGAGGGCCTGGTGCTGATGACCTCGATCGCGTTCGCGGTCGGTGTGGTCCGGCTGGGGCAGCGCAAGTGCCTGGTCCAGGAGCTGCCCGCGATCGAGGGCCTGGCCCGGGTCGACGTGGTGTGCGCGGACAAGACCGGCACGCTCACCGAGAACGGCATGCGGCTGTCGGAGCTGCGCGTGGTGGGTGAGGTCCCCGAGGAGCGCCTGCGCGAGGTGCTGGCCGCGCTGGCCCACGACGATCCGCGCCCCAACGCCAGTGTGCTGGCCATCGCCGAGGCCATGACCGACGATCCGGGCTTGACGTCGACCGGTGTCGCACCGTTCAGCTCGGCGAAGAAGTGGAGCGGAATCTCCTACGGCGAGTACGGCAACTGGCTGCTCGGCGCCCCGGATGTCCTGCTGGACCCGGATTCCGAGATCGCCGCCACCGCACAGGACATCGGCGCCAAGGGGCTGCGGGTGCTGCTGCTGGCCTCCTCGGACCGTCCGGTGGACGACCCCGCCGCACCGGCCACGGTCACCCCGCAGGCGCTGGTGGTACTCGAGCAGAAGGTCCGGCCGGACGCCCGCGAGACCCTGGATTACTTTGCCGGACAGGATGTCTCGATCAAGGTGATCTCCGGCGACAACGCCGTCTCGGTCGGCGCGGTGGCCTCCTCGCTCGGGCTCGGCGGCGGTGAGCACGCGGTCGACGCCCGGAAGTTGCCCTCCGATCGCGACGCGTTGGCCGAGGTGCTCGAACACGAGACCACCTTCGGCCGGGTGCGCCCGGATCAGAAGCGAGCGATGGTGGGAGCGCTGCAGTCACGCGGGCACACCGTCGCCATGACCGGTGACGGTGTCAACGACGTCCTGGCGCTCAAGGACGCCGACATCGGTGTCGCGATGGGATCGGGCAGTCCGGCCACCCGCGCGGTCGCGCAGATCGTGCTGCTGGACAACCGGTTCGCCACCCTGCCGTACGTGGTGGGCGAGGGGCGGCGGGTGATCGGCAACATCGAGCGCGTCTCGAATCTGTTCCTCACCAAGACGGTGTACTCGGTCCTGCTGGCCTTCCTCGTCGGTGTGGGCGGAATCGGTTCGAGGATCTTCCATTACGAGGCGCTGTCGTATCCGTTCCTGCCCCGCCACGTCACCATCGCGGCCTGGTTCACCATCGGCATCCCGGCGTTCATCCTGTCGCTGGCGCCCAACAACGAAAGGGCGCGAACGGGTTTCGTGCCCCGGGTGCTGCGCCTGGCGGTGCCCTCGGGCACGGTGATCGGCGTGATGACCTTCATCGCCTATCTGATCGCGCGCTGGCGCGCCGACCCGGCATTGAGCGAGGCCGATCAGGCGGTGCAGACCGGGACCACGGCGCTGATCACGCTGCTGGTGATCGCGGTGTGGGTGCTGGCGATCGTGGCGCGGCCGTGGAACTGGTGGAAGATCCTGCTGATCGCCGGATCCGTCACCGGATACCTGATCCTGTTCGCGGTTCCGTTCACCCGGCACTTCTTCAAACTGGACCCCTCCAATGTCGAATTGACCGGGGTGGCCTTCGCCTGCGGCGCGGTCGGCGTGGTGCTGGTGGAGCTGGCCTGGTGGATCACGGCGATGGTGAGTGGTGAACAGCGCCATCTGTTTCCGGAATCCCCGGGCCGAAAGCGCTGA
- a CDS encoding RluA family pseudouridine synthase → MRETRSMPIPDGLDGMRVDAGLSRLLGLSRTAVATMAEDGSVQIDGAAAGKSDRLVAGAWLEVEFPEPKRELTVEATPVAGMTILYADDDIVAVDKPVGVAAHTGVGWSGPTVVGGLAAMGYRISTSGAHERQGIVHRLDVGTSGVMVVAQSEHAYTVLKRAFKQRTVDKRYHALVQGHPDPSSGTIDAPIGRARGNEWKFAVTADGRPSVTHYDTVEAFQAASLLDIHLETGRTHQIRVHFSAIRHPCCGDLTYGADPRLAERLGLQRQWLHARSLGFAHPADGRWVEITSAYPDDLEHALAVLRAA, encoded by the coding sequence ATGAGGGAGACCCGATCCATGCCGATCCCCGACGGACTCGACGGCATGCGCGTGGACGCCGGGCTCTCGCGGCTGCTGGGCCTGTCGCGCACGGCCGTCGCGACCATGGCCGAGGACGGTTCGGTGCAGATCGACGGCGCCGCGGCCGGTAAATCCGATCGGCTGGTGGCCGGGGCCTGGCTGGAGGTCGAATTTCCCGAACCGAAGCGGGAGCTGACGGTGGAGGCCACGCCGGTGGCGGGGATGACGATCCTCTACGCCGACGACGACATCGTCGCGGTGGACAAGCCGGTCGGCGTCGCCGCCCACACCGGGGTGGGATGGTCGGGGCCCACGGTCGTGGGCGGGCTGGCCGCGATGGGTTACCGCATCTCCACCTCGGGCGCGCACGAACGCCAGGGCATCGTGCACCGGCTGGACGTCGGCACCTCCGGTGTGATGGTGGTGGCACAGTCCGAGCACGCCTACACCGTGCTGAAGCGGGCCTTCAAACAGCGCACGGTGGACAAGCGGTATCACGCGCTGGTGCAGGGTCATCCGGATCCCTCCAGCGGCACCATCGACGCGCCGATCGGGCGGGCCCGGGGCAACGAGTGGAAGTTCGCCGTGACCGCCGACGGCCGTCCCAGCGTCACCCACTACGACACCGTCGAGGCGTTCCAGGCCGCGAGCCTGCTCGACATCCATCTGGAAACCGGTCGCACCCACCAGATCCGGGTGCACTTCTCGGCGATCCGGCACCCCTGCTGCGGTGATCTGACCTACGGCGCCGATCCGCGCCTGGCCGAGCGGCTGGGGCTGCAACGGCAGTGGTTGCACGCGCGCAGCCTCGGATTCGCACATCCCGCCGACGGCCGCTGGGTCGAGATAACCAGTGCGTACCCCGACGATCTCGAACACGCGCTGGCCGTGCTGCGCGCGGCCTGA
- a CDS encoding ADP-ribosylglycohydrolase family protein — MSWDAGQRDRATGVLLGTAAGDALGAGYEFTHPAQDAVIEMRGGGSPRWAPGEWTDDTAMAIGVALAAADHGILHHGPGLDAVARHFVRWWDSRPKDVGYQTSQVLQWRSADAADMRRRSFELDGLTGGNGSLMRTAPVALCYLDDPGNCAAAARAVSDLTHSDVRAGEACVLWSWAIRHAVLHGTYDGLRAGLAFVDADFWTALLDQAESGDPADFPKNGWVVHALQTAWWAITHTESLPGALEAAVRAGGDTDTTAAITGGLAGARWGASAIPPQWVELLHGYPRLRGSDLIALTHRIVDR; from the coding sequence GTGAGCTGGGATGCGGGGCAACGGGATCGGGCCACGGGCGTGCTGCTGGGCACGGCCGCCGGTGACGCGCTGGGCGCCGGATACGAATTCACCCATCCGGCGCAGGACGCGGTCATCGAGATGCGTGGCGGGGGATCGCCGCGCTGGGCGCCGGGCGAATGGACCGACGACACCGCGATGGCGATCGGCGTGGCGCTGGCCGCCGCCGATCACGGCATCCTGCACCACGGTCCCGGACTGGACGCGGTGGCGCGGCATTTCGTGCGCTGGTGGGATTCCCGGCCCAAGGACGTCGGCTATCAGACCAGTCAGGTCCTGCAGTGGCGCAGCGCCGACGCCGCCGATATGCGGCGGCGCTCGTTCGAACTCGACGGGCTCACCGGCGGCAACGGATCGCTGATGCGCACCGCCCCGGTCGCGCTGTGCTATCTCGACGATCCGGGCAACTGCGCCGCCGCGGCCCGCGCGGTCAGCGACCTCACCCACAGCGACGTCCGCGCCGGTGAGGCGTGTGTGCTGTGGTCGTGGGCGATCCGGCACGCCGTGCTGCACGGCACCTACGACGGCCTGCGCGCGGGGCTGGCCTTCGTCGACGCGGACTTCTGGACCGCGCTGCTGGACCAGGCCGAATCCGGGGATCCGGCGGATTTCCCGAAGAACGGCTGGGTGGTGCACGCACTGCAGACGGCGTGGTGGGCGATCACCCACACCGAATCGCTACCGGGTGCGCTGGAGGCGGCCGTGCGCGCGGGCGGCGACACCGACACCACCGCGGCGATCACCGGCGGGCTGGCCGGTGCGCGCTGGGGAGCCTCGGCGATTCCGCCGCAGTGGGTGGAGTTGCTGCATGGTTATCCGCGGCTGCGCGGGAGTGATCTCATCGCCCTCACGCACCGCATCGTCGATCGCTGA
- a CDS encoding PhzF family phenazine biosynthesis protein, which produces MEVLLHQIDAFADAPFTGNPAAVMPLLAWLPDELLQRLAEENRLSETAFYTSALPPEAGPPPGDGPAFRLRWFTPATEVDMCGHATLATAAQIFDDMHPLAERVHFHTRSGWLAVSRGGDELVLDLPVVDSADAVPDPDLIGALGVRPVRVLTGQDEMVVVATEAEVRAAWPNFAAFPPLRRGVILTAPGDHSDFVSRFFAPGVGVDEDPVTGSAHAQLAPLWARDLGRHELSARQLSARTGRLRCTVTGGRVLLTGRCRRYLDGVVRLPDDDSLPTRR; this is translated from the coding sequence ATGGAGGTCCTGTTGCATCAGATCGACGCGTTCGCCGATGCACCCTTCACAGGGAACCCGGCGGCGGTGATGCCGCTGCTGGCGTGGTTGCCCGACGAACTGCTCCAGCGGCTCGCCGAGGAGAACCGGCTGTCCGAAACCGCCTTCTACACCTCGGCGCTGCCGCCCGAGGCCGGTCCGCCGCCCGGTGACGGCCCGGCCTTCCGGTTGCGCTGGTTCACCCCCGCGACCGAGGTCGACATGTGCGGTCATGCCACCCTCGCCACCGCCGCGCAGATCTTCGACGATATGCATCCACTGGCCGAGCGGGTGCATTTCCACACCCGCAGCGGCTGGCTCGCGGTGAGCCGCGGCGGTGACGAACTGGTCCTGGATCTGCCCGTCGTCGACTCCGCCGACGCGGTGCCGGATCCGGATCTGATCGGCGCGCTCGGCGTGCGGCCGGTGCGGGTGCTCACCGGCCAGGACGAGATGGTCGTCGTCGCGACCGAGGCCGAGGTCCGCGCGGCCTGGCCGAATTTCGCCGCCTTCCCGCCGCTGCGGCGCGGCGTGATCCTCACCGCGCCCGGCGACCACAGCGATTTCGTCTCCCGCTTCTTCGCACCCGGTGTGGGCGTCGACGAGGATCCGGTCACCGGTTCCGCCCACGCCCAGCTGGCTCCGCTGTGGGCCCGCGATCTGGGCCGCCACGAGCTGTCGGCGCGGCAGCTGTCCGCCCGCACCGGCCGGTTGCGGTGCACGGTCACCGGCGGACGGGTCCTGCTGACCGGCCGGTGCAGGCGATATCTCGACGGTGTGGTCCGGCTGCCGGACGACGACTCGTTGCCGACGCGGCGCTGA
- the rarD gene encoding EamA family transporter RarD: MGAGAYLIWGMFPAFFGLLDFAGPVEILAQRILWTLVVVVIALAAAGRLRELWTIDARTWRLAAVAAAAISLNWGTYVYGVVSGHVVECALGYFINPLVTVLFGVVLFRERLRWPQWVALGLGAAAVVVITVDYGRPPVIALVLACSFATYGLVKKVIRLDPMRSVAAEGVVSAPFALAVVIALELHGTAEFGHGGGHTALLIASGPVTLIPLLLFAFAAGRVPLSTMGILQYLTPALQLAWGVLVGHEPMPASRWIGFALIWAALAIFAATAVRRSRGA; encoded by the coding sequence GTGGGGGCGGGTGCCTATCTCATCTGGGGAATGTTCCCGGCCTTCTTCGGACTGCTCGATTTCGCCGGTCCGGTGGAGATTCTGGCGCAGCGGATCCTGTGGACGCTGGTCGTGGTGGTGATCGCGCTGGCGGCCGCCGGGCGGTTGCGCGAACTGTGGACGATCGACGCGCGCACCTGGCGGCTGGCCGCGGTCGCCGCCGCCGCGATCTCGCTCAACTGGGGCACCTACGTCTACGGGGTCGTCTCCGGGCACGTCGTCGAATGCGCCCTCGGATACTTCATCAATCCGCTGGTCACCGTCCTGTTCGGGGTGGTCCTGTTCCGCGAGCGGCTGCGGTGGCCGCAATGGGTGGCACTGGGCCTGGGCGCCGCCGCGGTCGTGGTGATCACCGTCGACTATGGGCGCCCGCCCGTCATCGCGCTGGTGCTGGCCTGCTCGTTCGCGACCTACGGCCTGGTCAAGAAGGTGATCCGGCTCGATCCGATGCGCAGTGTCGCCGCCGAGGGCGTGGTGTCGGCGCCGTTCGCGCTGGCCGTGGTGATCGCGCTGGAACTGCACGGCACGGCCGAATTCGGGCACGGCGGCGGCCACACCGCCCTGCTGATCGCCTCCGGCCCGGTGACCCTGATCCCGTTGCTGCTGTTCGCCTTCGCCGCCGGACGGGTGCCGCTGTCGACCATGGGGATACTGCAATACCTCACTCCCGCACTGCAATTGGCGTGGGGGGTGCTGGTGGGGCACGAGCCGATGCCCGCCTCGCGCTGGATCGGCTTCGCGCTGATCTGGGCGGCCCTGGCGATCTTCGCCGCGACGGCGGTGCGACGGTCTCGGGGCGCATGA
- a CDS encoding class I SAM-dependent methyltransferase — translation MGIYSERVLPRLVDRTCGVPANDRLRERVCAGLHGRVLEIGFGSGRNVPFYPAAVSRVSAVEPADLGWRMAARRIADSPVPVERAGLDGQALPFADNSFDSALSTWTLCTIPEIGTALREVRRVLVPGGTFHFLEHGLAPDAGVVTWQRRLNPLQQRIAGGCNLNRDIRALLEDAGFEITEVDRFYGVPAPKFLAAQSLGVAVSP, via the coding sequence GTGGGAATCTACAGCGAGCGGGTGCTCCCCCGACTGGTCGACCGAACCTGCGGTGTGCCCGCCAACGACCGGCTGCGCGAGCGCGTCTGTGCCGGTCTGCACGGCCGGGTGCTGGAGATCGGCTTCGGCTCGGGGCGCAATGTGCCGTTCTATCCGGCGGCGGTGAGCCGGGTCAGCGCCGTGGAACCCGCGGATCTGGGGTGGCGGATGGCGGCGCGGCGGATCGCGGATTCGCCGGTGCCGGTCGAGCGGGCCGGACTGGACGGGCAGGCATTGCCGTTCGCGGACAACAGTTTCGACAGCGCGCTGTCGACCTGGACGCTGTGCACGATTCCCGAGATCGGCACGGCCCTGCGGGAGGTGCGGCGGGTGCTGGTGCCCGGCGGGACCTTTCACTTCCTCGAACACGGCCTGGCCCCGGACGCCGGGGTCGTCACCTGGCAGCGCCGTCTCAATCCGCTGCAGCAGCGGATCGCCGGAGGGTGCAATCTGAATCGCGACATCCGCGCCCTGCTCGAGGACGCCGGATTCGAGATCACCGAGGTCGACCGGTTCTACGGGGTACCGGCGCCGAAATTCCTTGCCGCGCAATCGCTCGGCGTCGCCGTATCGCCCTGA